Genomic DNA from Syntrophobacterales bacterium:
AGCTCTTTTATTGTCTTTGTTGCAGCGGGATTTCTGAGTCTTCCGTAAATTGTTGTCAGGATCCCTCTGTTCATGGGAAGAAGATGAGGAACGAAAGCGACTTTCAGATGGGAATACTTATGTACCTCTTTCTGAATCTCCGGCTCATGGCGGTGGACTCCAACACCGTAAGGTTTGAATCCTTCTGACACTTCGCAGAAGAGGCTTCCCAGTTTTGCTTCCCGCCCAGCTCCGCTTACCCCTGACTTTGAATCAATGAATACGTCGCCGTGAAGCAGATGTTCCCTTAAAAGGGGGTAAAGGGCAAGAATTGCGGAGGTGGGATAGCACCCCGGATTTCCGATTAGTTGGGTCTTTTTGATTTTTTCCCGATAGAGTTCTGGGAGACCATATACGAGGTGGGGCACTAGCTCCTGTGCCGTGTGAGGGACATACGCACCTTCATAGATTTCCACATCCTCGAATCTGAAATCAGCGCTCAAATCAATGATCACCGCACGACCGTCGAAGATGGATTTTGCCATCTCCATCGATTTTCCATGAGGGAGACAAAGGAAATAGACATCGCATTTCCCTTTATGCAACTCATCTGTCGGCTCAAGACGCTCTTCAAAAATGCCCTTCAGGAGCGGGAAGACCTCGGAGATCTTCCTGCCCCTGTAAGTATTCGATGTGACAAGTGAAATTTTTACATGAGGATGAGAAACAAGCGCCGATATAAGCACGAGTCCCGTATAACCCGTTGCTCCTATTATACCTACGTTCCACATGAGAGGATTATCTCTTGGAGAACTGGAAGCTTGCCCTTGCGCCTTTCTTACCGTATTTCTTTCTTTCCTTCGATCTAGGATCCCTCGTGA
This window encodes:
- the argC gene encoding N-acetyl-gamma-glutamyl-phosphate reductase; this translates as MWNVGIIGATGYTGLVLISALVSHPHVKISLVTSNTYRGRKISEVFPLLKGIFEERLEPTDELHKGKCDVYFLCLPHGKSMEMAKSIFDGRAVIIDLSADFRFEDVEIYEGAYVPHTAQELVPHLVYGLPELYREKIKKTQLIGNPGCYPTSAILALYPLLREHLLHGDVFIDSKSGVSGAGREAKLGSLFCEVSEGFKPYGVGVHRHEPEIQKEVHKYSHLKVAFVPHLLPMNRGILTTIYGRLRNPAATKTIKELYEETYREEPFVRVLTEGTYPDTRFIRYSNYCDMSLKAFHDGRIVMISAIDNLVKGASGQAIQNMNIALGIDEKAGLSGVPQYP